The sequence CCAGCGCCCGCGCTAAATCAGCTTCAATCAGGTGTTGCTGCGTATTTTTTCCTTCATCTATGCCTTTGCTATAAGCCAACTCACGCATAGCAACGGCCTGATCCTCCGTATATTTAGGTGCATTCTCGTCAATCGGTTTTGGTTTTTCAAAATCGTGATTAAATGTAAATTTTTCAATCATAGTACCTCCTCCCCTATCCGATCAAAGCATCTTCGGCATCACCACCCTTACGGATGACAATTTCACCTCTATTAGCCAGATCTTTTGTGGTAATAACGATATAATTTTGTGCTTCATCCACGTCTTTAACGCGCACCATTCCCATGGATTGCATGTCTTCTCGCATCAATTTTCCAGCACGTTCGGACATATTGCTAAAGAATTTCTCTTTGATAGCATCATTCGCCCCTTTAAGAGCCAATGCCAATTTAGTTTTATCAATAACCCGGACAACGGCTTGAATCCCTTGACTATCCAGCTTGAGCATATCATCAAAGGTGAACATCAAATTCTTGATTCTTTCAGCATCATCAGGACTGCTTTCTTCAAGGTTTCCGATCATTTTTGCTTCGGTTTGACGATCAAGGAAGTTAAAGATTTCAGCCACCAATTCATAAGAATCGCGCTTGCTGGCCTTAGAAATATTGCTCATAAATTCGACTCGTAAGGTCCGTTCAATATCATCGAGTATTTCACGCCGCACACTTTCCATTTTCAACATACGCATGATAACTTCCATCACTAACGAATCAGGTAACAACGTCATAACGCGGGCCGCATGTTCTGGGCGAATCCTTGTTAAAACCACACTAATAGTTTGCGGATATTCGTTTTTTAGATAGTTTGCTAATAACTCTTCATTGATATTGCTTAGCTTATCCCACATTGTGCGACCAGCCGGCCCACTAATTTCTTCCATAATTTGGGCAACTTTTTCCTGTGGTAATGCCTTTGTTAGCAACCGCTTTGTACTTTCAGGCGTACCAATTAAAGCCCCGGTCGTGGATAACTGATCAACAAAATCACTAAACATAACTTCCACCACATTGGACGAGACTTTGCCCAGATTGGTCATGGTCACAGCAATTTCACGGATTTCGGATTCATCTAGGTGTTCAAAAATTCTCTGCACTTGCTCTTCACCCAACGCAAGTAATAGCAAAGAAACCCGTTCCACACCGTTTAGGCTTATGTAGTCTTTTCTTGTTTCCATGGCTCGTCATACATCCAGTTGCGAATAATTGTTACTGCTTCTTCAGGGTGCTTATCAATAATATCACCTATCTTCTTAAGCGAAGACGCTTTCAGGCGACCCTCAATATTTGATACATCGAGCATGTCATCCTCTTCTTGCTCATCAGACGACTGCAATAAATCCAAGTCATTCGGATCCATTCTTGAAAAGTCGGGCAGAGCTCCTTGTGGTCTACCGTTTGCATTGGCAAGTAAGGCTGCAATCTCAGTATCTTCATTAGCAACGCCACTACTTTCAATGACACGCAAGAGAACGGGCCGAACGATCATAATGAGAATTAGAACTCCCACAGCCGCCAATACCAGCAATTCGATAATTTTAGTG is a genomic window of Candidatus Paracaedibacter acanthamoebae containing:
- the fliG gene encoding flagellar motor switch protein FliG — protein: METRKDYISLNGVERVSLLLLALGEEQVQRIFEHLDESEIREIAVTMTNLGKVSSNVVEVMFSDFVDQLSTTGALIGTPESTKRLLTKALPQEKVAQIMEEISGPAGRTMWDKLSNINEELLANYLKNEYPQTISVVLTRIRPEHAARVMTLLPDSLVMEVIMRMLKMESVRREILDDIERTLRVEFMSNISKASKRDSYELVAEIFNFLDRQTEAKMIGNLEESSPDDAERIKNLMFTFDDMLKLDSQGIQAVVRVIDKTKLALALKGANDAIKEKFFSNMSERAGKLMREDMQSMGMVRVKDVDEAQNYIVITTKDLANRGEIVIRKGGDAEDALIG